The Erythrobacter aurantius genome includes a window with the following:
- the addA gene encoding double-strand break repair helicase AddA: protein MSAKVFPLKDKQLAAANPEDNVWLSASAGTGKTQVLSARVLRLLLTPGVDPSQILCLTFTKAGAAEMATRINEVLARWVRLEETALFKDLGNLGADQSAATMAHARTLFASVIDCPGGGLRIDTIHAFSQWLLSRFPEEAGLLPGARPMEDRDREMLARDVLAEMLDKAEADGDEALLGAVRMYSLEKGPNALLGWLMRCAGAADLWEGLDAWQPPMQARVNRLISIPSDADERWAEELLHPDNFPDGHLRSMLPLMQAWNAKAGREASDFIAHWLVADVSQRAEIVSSIYDSILKKDGEPRVMAKPTKAEPRLPDWQQAVAEAMADYEARRRLLALSDFLTPALELGRAFFLRWEEAKAREGLLDFDDLIRKAGTVLKNSTAADWIRYKLDRSFDHVLIDEAQDTNRAQWDIVHAVIDDYFSGEGARGDKIRTIFTVGDYKQAIFGFHGTSPDNFERAKQKVHARIEAAKANAAAIRSNRRMPTWEDLELGLSYRTSPVVLDFVNRVIEMLGFPAFGLKKAPEPHESSTPELGGLVTLWDPVTVADNEEEDDEGRGPDAGENSDYQQGEERGWLPKHDTVLAEKIADQVHQWIYGPEPFVLEKGKRRYAQAGDVMVLVRRRAELAREIVAKLYARGVPVAGVDRLRLGDPLAVKDLMAALRFAAQPLDDLSLANLLSSPLIGWSQDDLLQFLPRKPKSRLWEHLRDHSDAKVIETVDKLRELLARADFETPQALLAWLLTGPWKGRRRLVERLGREANDPIDELVNTAFAYQSGHIPSLAGFIAWFDACDGELKRDSDEATGQVRVMTAHGSKGLQAPIVILADATGKPGESADLELVDDPLGTLGEEARKVPVPPVSKDARAGRLAEAHEAALAANLQEHWRLLYVAMTRAEEALFIGGALTAKQAKSGVPEDSWYAHLEAAFDRERIDDPIWLGRRQIGEFPRSGEMEDKPDRQETADLPPWLTQPIGPEPRPPRPLAPSSAGEVQGSDPPLPAEAAALAARRGTLIHRMLERLPEIAPALRMEKATAWLERQAGDLDEAVRAEMLESAIAVVEQPEFAEIFSPSALAEVPLAATVGGVVIAGTADRLLVTETQVTVVDFKTTRRPPGRIEDIPVSTLRQMSAYAAALAKIYPGRTIRAAILYTHAPSLFEIPAVTLDLHKDRLGEAQESYAPAAIE from the coding sequence ATGAGCGCCAAGGTCTTCCCGCTAAAGGACAAGCAGCTGGCCGCCGCCAATCCGGAAGATAACGTCTGGCTTTCCGCCTCGGCCGGCACAGGCAAGACTCAGGTTCTTTCGGCGCGGGTGTTGCGCCTGTTGCTGACCCCCGGTGTCGATCCGTCGCAAATCCTGTGCCTTACCTTTACCAAGGCCGGGGCTGCGGAAATGGCCACAAGGATCAACGAGGTGCTGGCGCGCTGGGTCCGGCTGGAAGAGACCGCGTTGTTCAAGGATCTCGGCAACCTTGGCGCCGATCAATCCGCAGCGACCATGGCGCATGCACGTACGCTGTTCGCCAGCGTTATCGATTGTCCCGGCGGGGGCCTTCGGATCGATACAATTCACGCCTTCTCGCAATGGCTGCTTTCGCGCTTTCCTGAGGAAGCGGGCCTGCTGCCCGGCGCAAGACCAATGGAAGATCGCGACCGGGAAATGCTGGCGCGCGATGTTCTCGCCGAAATGCTGGACAAGGCCGAGGCTGACGGTGACGAAGCCCTGCTTGGCGCGGTTCGCATGTATTCGCTTGAGAAAGGTCCGAACGCGCTGCTGGGCTGGCTAATGCGGTGTGCGGGTGCTGCCGACTTGTGGGAAGGGCTCGACGCTTGGCAGCCTCCGATGCAAGCGAGGGTAAACCGCCTGATCAGCATCCCCTCCGACGCGGATGAGCGTTGGGCCGAGGAATTGCTTCATCCCGACAATTTCCCTGACGGGCATCTGCGTTCAATGTTGCCCCTCATGCAGGCATGGAATGCAAAGGCTGGGCGTGAGGCTTCGGATTTCATTGCGCATTGGCTGGTCGCCGACGTTTCGCAAAGGGCCGAAATAGTCAGTTCGATCTATGACAGCATCCTCAAGAAAGACGGCGAGCCGCGTGTCATGGCCAAGCCGACCAAGGCGGAGCCGCGATTGCCGGATTGGCAACAGGCGGTGGCTGAAGCGATGGCAGATTACGAGGCACGCAGGAGGCTGCTCGCTCTTAGTGATTTTCTCACCCCGGCGCTTGAACTGGGGCGGGCATTCTTCCTGCGTTGGGAGGAAGCCAAGGCTCGCGAAGGATTGCTCGATTTCGACGACCTGATCCGCAAGGCGGGTACGGTGCTGAAGAACAGCACTGCCGCCGACTGGATCCGTTACAAGCTGGATCGCAGTTTCGATCACGTCCTGATCGACGAGGCACAGGACACCAACCGCGCACAATGGGATATCGTTCACGCGGTGATAGACGACTATTTCAGCGGCGAAGGCGCGCGAGGTGACAAGATCCGCACGATCTTCACCGTTGGCGACTACAAACAGGCGATCTTCGGGTTTCACGGTACCAGCCCGGACAATTTCGAGCGCGCCAAGCAGAAAGTGCATGCGCGGATCGAGGCGGCAAAGGCAAACGCCGCGGCGATCCGTTCGAACCGTCGCATGCCAACGTGGGAAGACCTGGAACTGGGCCTGTCATACCGGACATCGCCGGTTGTCCTCGATTTCGTCAATCGCGTGATCGAGATGCTCGGCTTTCCCGCTTTCGGTCTCAAGAAGGCGCCCGAACCTCATGAATCCTCGACACCGGAACTCGGCGGACTCGTTACGCTGTGGGACCCGGTGACTGTGGCTGACAATGAGGAAGAGGATGACGAAGGACGCGGTCCAGACGCCGGCGAGAATTCCGATTATCAGCAGGGAGAGGAGCGCGGCTGGCTTCCTAAGCATGACACGGTCCTGGCCGAGAAGATCGCAGATCAGGTCCACCAATGGATTTATGGACCAGAGCCTTTCGTGCTGGAAAAAGGCAAACGCCGCTATGCGCAGGCGGGCGATGTCATGGTGCTCGTTCGCAGACGTGCGGAGCTTGCGCGCGAAATCGTCGCCAAGCTTTATGCCAGGGGCGTGCCTGTCGCAGGGGTGGACCGGTTGCGGCTGGGTGATCCGTTGGCGGTGAAGGACCTGATGGCTGCCTTGCGCTTTGCCGCGCAGCCTCTGGACGATCTCAGCCTTGCCAATCTGCTTTCATCACCCTTGATCGGCTGGTCTCAGGACGACCTTCTGCAATTCCTTCCCCGGAAGCCCAAGTCGCGTTTGTGGGAGCATCTGCGCGATCATTCCGATGCCAAGGTCATCGAAACGGTCGACAAGCTGCGCGAACTTCTGGCGCGGGCCGATTTCGAGACGCCTCAGGCATTGCTCGCATGGTTGCTGACGGGGCCATGGAAGGGGCGCAGGCGGCTGGTCGAGCGGTTGGGGCGCGAGGCCAACGATCCGATCGACGAACTGGTCAACACGGCTTTCGCCTATCAAAGCGGCCACATTCCCAGCCTAGCCGGCTTTATTGCATGGTTCGACGCTTGCGATGGCGAACTCAAGCGGGACTCCGACGAGGCAACTGGGCAAGTGCGGGTCATGACGGCCCATGGTTCCAAGGGCTTACAGGCGCCAATTGTCATTCTGGCCGATGCGACCGGCAAGCCGGGCGAGAGTGCTGATCTTGAACTGGTGGATGATCCATTGGGAACCCTTGGCGAAGAAGCGCGCAAGGTGCCTGTGCCCCCGGTTTCCAAGGATGCGCGCGCCGGGCGGCTGGCCGAAGCCCATGAAGCGGCCCTTGCGGCAAATCTGCAAGAGCATTGGCGATTGCTCTATGTTGCCATGACCCGCGCAGAGGAAGCGCTGTTCATCGGCGGCGCGCTGACGGCCAAACAGGCGAAGAGCGGTGTCCCGGAGGACAGCTGGTACGCGCATCTTGAAGCCGCTTTTGACCGGGAACGGATTGACGACCCGATCTGGCTCGGCCGACGCCAGATTGGCGAATTCCCCCGGTCTGGGGAAATGGAAGACAAACCAGATCGGCAGGAAACGGCCGATCTGCCGCCGTGGCTGACGCAGCCGATTGGGCCGGAACCTCGCCCGCCACGCCCGCTTGCGCCCAGCAGTGCAGGTGAGGTGCAGGGCAGTGATCCCCCGCTTCCCGCCGAAGCCGCAGCCCTTGCTGCGCGGCGCGGGACATTGATCCACCGCATGCTGGAACGCCTGCCCGAAATCGCACCTGCGCTGCGGATGGAGAAGGCGACAGCATGGCTGGAACGGCAGGCTGGCGACCTTGACGAAGCGGTGCGCGCCGAAATGCTCGAAAGCGCGATTGCGGTTGTCGAACAGCCTGAATTTGCCGAGATATTCTCACCGTCCGCGCTGGCAGAGGTGCCGCTCGCTGCCACTGTCGGCGGAGTCGTGATCGCAGGGACGGCTGACAGGCTACTGGTTACGGAAACCCAAGTCACCGTGGTCGATTTCAAGACGACCCGGCGCCCGCCTGGGCGGATCGAGGATATCCCGGTTTCAACCCTGCGCCAGATGTCAGCCTATGCCGCGGCCTTGGCGAAGATATATCCCGGTCGCACAATTCGCGCGGCAATCCTTTACACCCATGCGCCAAGCCTGTTCGAAATCCCGGCGGTTACACTTGACCTGCACAAGGATCGTTTGGGAGAGGCGCAGGAAAGCTATGCCCCCGCAGCTATTGAGTGA
- the trxA gene encoding thioredoxin — MATVNVTDDSFKTDVLDSDTPVLVDFWADWCGPCKMIAPALEEISEELAGQVKIAKMDIMENTGIPAEMGVQSIPLMVLFKNGQPVARKVGAAPKSQLKGWLEGEL, encoded by the coding sequence ATGGCAACCGTCAATGTAACCGATGACAGCTTCAAGACCGATGTTCTGGACAGCGACACGCCTGTGCTGGTCGATTTCTGGGCCGATTGGTGCGGCCCGTGCAAGATGATCGCTCCCGCGCTTGAGGAGATCAGCGAGGAACTGGCAGGTCAGGTGAAGATCGCCAAGATGGACATCATGGAAAACACCGGCATTCCCGCCGAAATGGGCGTGCAGTCGATCCCGCTGATGGTGCTGTTCAAGAATGGTCAGCCGGTGGCGCGCAAGGTTGGCGCAGCACCTAAGAGCCAACTCAAGGGCTGGCTCGAAGGCGAACTTTGA
- a CDS encoding inositol monophosphatase family protein, with product MSELGALDAEILDLMRFAAQRSMLPRFRALADSEIEMKGDDDPVTVVDREVEAFLTEALTKLAPGVAVVGEEAVAADKSVLDHLSQQCWIIDPLDGTANFTEGKEPFGMIIALANAGKAVAGWLYDPNSDRLCHARAGEGAFINGERIAARPTGQERPVTAVSRIFLTPEQSAMVDAKLAPHYTLVDIPRCAAEQYPRLAMGENDVSSFKRTLAWDHAAGVLWLNEAGGKAARLDGSEYRVDEQDKPGLVGASSPAIWDEFVGRVLA from the coding sequence ATGAGTGAACTAGGCGCGCTGGATGCGGAAATCCTCGACCTGATGCGGTTTGCAGCGCAACGCTCAATGCTGCCGCGGTTCCGGGCGCTTGCCGACAGCGAGATCGAGATGAAGGGCGACGACGATCCCGTCACCGTGGTTGACCGCGAAGTCGAAGCCTTCCTGACCGAAGCCCTGACCAAGCTCGCGCCGGGTGTCGCCGTGGTGGGCGAAGAAGCGGTCGCCGCCGACAAATCTGTGCTTGATCACCTGTCACAGCAATGCTGGATCATCGATCCGCTCGACGGGACGGCCAATTTCACCGAGGGCAAGGAGCCGTTCGGGATGATCATCGCACTGGCTAACGCAGGAAAGGCGGTCGCCGGCTGGCTTTACGATCCCAATTCAGACCGCTTGTGCCACGCCCGTGCAGGCGAAGGAGCCTTCATCAACGGCGAACGCATCGCTGCAAGGCCCACCGGGCAGGAACGCCCTGTCACCGCGGTGAGCCGCATCTTCCTGACCCCGGAGCAATCCGCGATGGTCGATGCAAAGCTCGCCCCGCATTACACGCTGGTCGATATCCCGCGCTGCGCCGCGGAACAGTATCCCCGCCTTGCCATGGGTGAAAACGACGTTTCCAGCTTCAAGCGCACGCTCGCGTGGGATCACGCGGCGGGGGTCTTGTGGCTCAATGAGGCAGGCGGCAAGGCTGCCCGGCTCGACGGCAGCGAATACCGCGTCGACGAGCAGGACAAGCCGGGCCTGGTCGGTGCCTCGAGCCCGGCTATCTGGGACGAATTTGTAGGACGCGTTCTGGCCTGA
- the argJ gene encoding bifunctional glutamate N-acetyltransferase/amino-acid acetyltransferase ArgJ, whose protein sequence is MDLKTSPLARPFPEMPPIAGATLRVARARYKTWDRCDLTFVELAQGTSVAGVFTKSLCASSEVELGREAVKAGSASALIVNAGNSNAFTGWRGREAVEAIQKQVSDTLGCAITEVFVSSTGVIGVPLPIDKARAGIAAAIEAAPCGWEDAANAINTTDTFAKGAHASAMIGDIRVELCGIIKGSGMIAPDMATMLGYIFTDANVAPAFLQELLGRANAATFSCITVDGDTSTSDTVMVFATGKADHARIEGWDSPGADAFAAALNDVCRMLAQLVVRDGEGATKFITIRVSGAASDESARRVGLSIANSPLVKTAIAGEDANWGRVVMAVGKAGEPADRDRLSIAFGGVWTAKNGLPVDGYDEAPVAEHLKGQEIDITVDLGIGDGKATVWTCDLTHGYIAINADYRS, encoded by the coding sequence ATGGATCTGAAGACTTCCCCCCTCGCCCGGCCCTTTCCCGAAATGCCTCCGATCGCGGGCGCTACGCTGCGCGTGGCAAGGGCGCGATACAAGACATGGGACCGTTGCGACCTGACCTTTGTCGAACTGGCACAGGGCACCAGCGTGGCGGGCGTTTTCACCAAGTCCCTGTGCGCCTCATCCGAGGTCGAGCTGGGCCGTGAGGCGGTCAAAGCGGGCAGCGCAAGCGCGCTGATCGTCAATGCCGGCAATTCCAACGCTTTTACTGGATGGCGCGGACGCGAAGCTGTGGAGGCAATCCAGAAGCAGGTGTCTGACACGCTCGGCTGCGCGATAACCGAAGTGTTCGTTTCCTCCACCGGAGTTATCGGCGTGCCGCTGCCTATCGACAAGGCGCGAGCCGGGATCGCAGCAGCAATCGAGGCGGCCCCCTGCGGCTGGGAAGATGCCGCCAACGCGATCAACACCACCGATACCTTCGCCAAGGGCGCACACGCTTCGGCCATGATCGGTGACATCCGCGTCGAGCTTTGCGGCATCATCAAGGGATCGGGTATGATCGCCCCCGACATGGCGACCATGCTCGGCTATATCTTTACCGATGCCAATGTGGCTCCCGCCTTCCTTCAGGAATTGTTGGGGCGGGCCAATGCCGCCACCTTTTCGTGTATTACCGTCGATGGCGACACTTCGACCAGCGACACAGTGATGGTTTTCGCCACGGGCAAAGCGGATCACGCCCGGATCGAAGGATGGGACAGCCCCGGGGCAGATGCCTTCGCCGCAGCGTTGAACGATGTGTGCCGAATGCTCGCGCAGTTGGTGGTACGCGACGGTGAAGGCGCGACGAAATTCATCACCATCCGTGTGTCCGGCGCCGCGAGCGATGAAAGCGCCCGCCGTGTCGGCCTTTCAATTGCAAACTCGCCCCTCGTCAAAACCGCGATCGCGGGTGAGGACGCAAACTGGGGACGTGTCGTAATGGCGGTCGGCAAAGCGGGGGAACCGGCCGACCGTGACCGGCTTTCGATCGCTTTCGGTGGAGTCTGGACGGCGAAAAACGGCTTGCCCGTCGATGGCTATGACGAAGCGCCTGTTGCCGAGCATCTGAAGGGGCAGGAAATCGATATTACCGTCGATCTCGGCATCGGCGACGGAAAGGCGACGGTCTGGACCTGCGACCTGACCCACGGTTACATCGCCATCAATGCGGATTACCGGTCATGA
- the secA gene encoding preprotein translocase subunit SecA, translated as MFNTIIKSVFGSSNDRYVKSMGKIVNKINALEPMIEGLSDEALQAQTAKFREQLDNGSTLEEILPEAFATVREASKRVLGMRHFDVQLIGGIVLQRGEIAEMRTGEGKTLMATLAVYLNAIEGKGVHVVTVNDYLARRDAADMGRLYNWLGLTVGVIVPNMDEMSKRDAYNADITYGTNNEFGFDYLRDNMKHERSAMVQRPFNFAIVDEVDSILIDEARTPLIISGPTEDKSDLYVALDAVAKEIPEDWYEKDEKTKNIQLNEEGLDKVEALLMEKGLLATDNLYDIENTQVVHHLDQALRAVHMFRRDDHYIVKDDKVVIIDEFTGRMMDGRRWSNGLHQAVEAKEGVKIEPENQTMASITFQNYFRMYPKLSGMTGTAATEAAEFWDIYKVNVVEIPTNLPVARIDEEDEFYKNTMDKFQAIAKTIKEHSERGQPILVGTVSIEKSELLSKFLDKEGVKHEVLNARQHEREAHIVAQAGRLGVVTIATNMAGRGTDIQLGGNLEFRINDELGHMEDGPEKDAAIARIREEVASEKQKVIEAGGLFVLGTERHESRRIDNQLRGRSGRQGDPGLSRFYLCLEDDLLRIFGPDTLFAKMMNSNLEDGEAIGSKWLSKAIETAQKKVEARNYDQRKQVVQYDDVMNDQRKVIYEQRAEIMDSETVDDVVVDMRHDTINSIIATSCPPGSYPEQWDVEGLKAKIEEVFGLTPPIDEWLEEDEVDQEIFEDRLRTQTDEMMEAKIARNDAGIWRLVEKDILLRQLDYHWKEHLATLDALRQVIWMRGIAQKQPINEYKQEAFGLFESMLDTLREEVTKLLFKSELRIAQPETQALPDLPDFLTGHIDPLTGLDNSDDGDGSEDRPELFGSLAGSPRAASGPGGANTDNPYSHMAISRNAPCPCGSGNKYKHCHGAAGARQTA; from the coding sequence ATGTTCAACACAATCATCAAATCCGTCTTCGGCTCGTCCAATGATCGTTACGTCAAATCGATGGGCAAGATCGTCAACAAGATCAACGCGCTGGAGCCGATGATCGAGGGGCTTTCGGACGAAGCGCTGCAGGCACAGACCGCCAAGTTCCGCGAGCAGCTCGACAATGGCAGCACCCTTGAGGAAATCCTGCCCGAAGCTTTTGCCACAGTGCGCGAAGCGTCGAAGCGCGTGCTGGGAATGCGCCATTTCGACGTGCAGCTGATCGGCGGCATCGTCCTCCAGCGCGGCGAAATCGCGGAAATGCGCACCGGTGAGGGCAAGACGCTGATGGCGACGCTCGCCGTCTATCTCAACGCGATCGAGGGCAAGGGCGTTCACGTCGTTACCGTCAACGATTACCTCGCCCGGCGTGACGCCGCCGACATGGGTCGCCTTTACAACTGGCTCGGTCTGACCGTGGGCGTGATCGTGCCGAACATGGACGAGATGTCGAAGCGCGACGCCTACAACGCCGACATCACCTATGGCACGAACAATGAATTCGGCTTCGATTACCTGCGCGACAACATGAAGCATGAACGCAGCGCGATGGTGCAGCGCCCGTTCAATTTCGCCATCGTCGATGAAGTCGACTCGATCCTGATCGACGAAGCGCGCACGCCGCTGATCATTTCTGGCCCTACGGAAGACAAGTCGGACTTGTACGTGGCGCTAGATGCCGTCGCTAAGGAAATCCCCGAGGATTGGTACGAGAAGGACGAGAAGACCAAGAACATCCAGCTGAATGAAGAAGGTCTGGACAAGGTCGAGGCGCTGCTGATGGAAAAAGGGCTGCTCGCCACCGACAACCTCTACGATATCGAGAACACGCAGGTCGTCCATCACCTCGATCAGGCGCTGCGTGCGGTCCACATGTTCCGTCGTGATGACCACTACATCGTCAAGGATGACAAGGTGGTGATCATCGACGAATTCACCGGCCGCATGATGGACGGGCGGCGTTGGTCCAACGGCCTGCACCAGGCGGTCGAAGCCAAGGAAGGGGTCAAGATCGAGCCTGAAAACCAGACGATGGCCTCGATCACCTTCCAGAACTACTTCCGCATGTACCCCAAGCTTTCGGGCATGACCGGCACAGCTGCCACCGAAGCGGCGGAATTCTGGGACATCTACAAGGTCAACGTGGTCGAAATCCCTACCAATCTTCCGGTTGCGCGGATTGACGAGGAAGACGAGTTCTACAAGAACACGATGGACAAGTTCCAGGCGATCGCAAAAACGATCAAGGAACACAGCGAACGCGGCCAGCCTATCCTTGTCGGCACGGTTTCGATCGAGAAGTCCGAGCTGCTCAGCAAATTCCTCGACAAGGAAGGCGTGAAGCACGAGGTCTTGAACGCACGCCAGCATGAACGCGAAGCGCATATCGTGGCGCAGGCCGGTCGGCTGGGCGTGGTAACAATCGCCACCAACATGGCGGGTCGCGGCACCGACATTCAGTTGGGCGGCAATCTCGAATTCCGCATCAATGATGAACTGGGCCATATGGAAGACGGCCCTGAAAAGGACGCGGCGATTGCCCGCATTCGCGAAGAGGTTGCTTCCGAAAAGCAGAAGGTGATCGAAGCGGGTGGCCTGTTTGTTCTCGGCACCGAACGCCATGAAAGCCGCCGGATCGACAATCAGTTGCGCGGCCGCTCCGGTCGTCAGGGCGACCCTGGCCTTTCGCGCTTCTACCTCTGCCTGGAAGATGATCTCCTTCGTATTTTCGGCCCGGATACGCTGTTCGCCAAGATGATGAATTCCAACCTCGAAGATGGCGAGGCGATCGGGTCCAAGTGGCTGTCAAAAGCGATCGAGACCGCGCAGAAGAAGGTCGAGGCGCGCAATTACGATCAGCGCAAGCAGGTGGTTCAGTACGACGACGTGATGAACGACCAGCGCAAGGTCATCTACGAACAACGCGCCGAGATCATGGATTCGGAAACGGTCGACGATGTCGTTGTCGATATGCGGCACGACACGATCAATTCGATCATCGCCACCAGCTGCCCTCCCGGCTCATACCCGGAGCAGTGGGATGTCGAAGGGCTCAAGGCCAAAATCGAGGAAGTCTTCGGCCTCACCCCGCCAATCGACGAGTGGCTGGAAGAAGACGAAGTCGATCAGGAAATCTTCGAAGATCGCCTGCGCACGCAGACCGACGAGATGATGGAAGCCAAGATCGCGCGCAATGATGCAGGCATCTGGCGTCTGGTCGAAAAGGACATTCTGCTGCGACAGCTCGATTATCACTGGAAAGAACATCTCGCGACGCTCGACGCGCTGCGGCAGGTGATCTGGATGCGCGGCATCGCGCAGAAGCAGCCGATCAACGAATACAAGCAGGAGGCATTCGGCCTGTTTGAATCGATGCTCGATACGCTGCGCGAGGAAGTGACGAAGCTGCTGTTCAAGTCGGAACTGCGCATCGCCCAGCCCGAAACGCAGGCGTTGCCCGATCTTCCCGATTTCCTGACCGGGCATATCGATCCGCTGACCGGGCTCGACAATTCGGATGACGGTGATGGCTCCGAAGACCGGCCGGAACTGTTCGGCTCACTCGCAGGCAGTCCGCGTGCCGCATCGGGGCCGGGCGGGGCAAACACCGACAACCCCTATTCCCACATGGCAATCAGCCGCAATGCTCCGTGCCCTTGCGGTTCGGGCAACAAGTACAAGCATTGCCATGGGGCCGCAGGCGCGCGACAGACCGCGTAA
- a CDS encoding sulfite exporter TauE/SafE family protein, producing the protein MILLLAIGFFLTALLYASVGFGGGSTYSALLALSGIDYRLLPLISLACNIVVVAGGSWRFARAGVTPWKGAIVLTGIAAPAAFVGGMIPIDRDAFMLLLGASLVLTGVTMLIPVSEAHSEEPHPLARAMPLIAAPLGFLAGLVGIGGGIFLAPLLHLTRWRDARAIAATASLFILVNSLFGLAGQMAKTGQGAFAGAMTDALPLVIAVVIGGQIGSLMAVRVLPLKWIRWLTALLVTVVGARLLTGV; encoded by the coding sequence CTGATCCTGCTCCTCGCCATCGGCTTCTTCCTGACAGCGCTGCTGTATGCGAGCGTCGGGTTTGGCGGTGGATCGACCTATTCGGCGCTGCTTGCGCTGTCGGGCATCGACTATCGCCTGCTGCCGCTCATCTCGCTCGCCTGCAATATCGTGGTGGTTGCTGGAGGAAGCTGGCGCTTTGCCCGTGCGGGAGTGACTCCGTGGAAAGGCGCAATTGTGCTCACAGGCATTGCCGCACCGGCTGCATTTGTCGGCGGGATGATCCCGATTGACCGTGATGCCTTTATGTTGCTGCTCGGCGCGAGCCTTGTCTTGACGGGTGTCACCATGCTGATTCCGGTGAGTGAGGCGCACAGTGAAGAGCCGCACCCGCTCGCTCGTGCCATGCCGCTTATCGCTGCGCCGCTTGGCTTCTTGGCGGGACTGGTCGGAATAGGCGGGGGCATATTCCTTGCCCCGCTACTGCACCTGACGCGCTGGCGCGATGCGCGGGCGATTGCCGCTACGGCCAGCCTTTTCATTCTGGTGAATTCGTTGTTCGGGCTTGCCGGGCAAATGGCCAAGACCGGGCAGGGCGCCTTTGCGGGAGCCATGACCGATGCGTTGCCGCTTGTGATCGCGGTTGTCATTGGCGGCCAGATCGGAAGCCTCATGGCGGTGCGGGTCCTGCCGCTCAAGTGGATCCGTTGGCTGACAGCGCTGTTGGTGACAGTGGTGGGAGCGCGCCTGCTGACAGGTGTGTGA
- a CDS encoding acyltransferase, protein MNYYNYSHVAELRKMRLPQERRISPDAVFANSERIQLGERIEIGSRCHFWAGPGHGRIVIGDDGLFGPEVLITAANYDYDRGSPVTRQPMKEDDVVIGADVWVGMRAIILPGARIGDGAIIAAGAVVLGEIPPGAIAAGVPAKVVGARNVHGANAPTKA, encoded by the coding sequence GTGAACTATTACAACTACAGCCACGTTGCCGAACTGCGAAAGATGCGTCTTCCGCAGGAGCGCAGGATCAGTCCCGATGCGGTCTTCGCCAATTCGGAGCGTATCCAACTGGGCGAGCGGATCGAGATCGGATCGCGGTGCCATTTCTGGGCGGGGCCGGGGCATGGCAGGATCGTGATTGGTGATGACGGCCTGTTTGGGCCTGAAGTGCTGATCACGGCTGCAAACTACGATTACGATCGCGGATCACCAGTGACGCGCCAGCCGATGAAGGAAGATGACGTCGTCATAGGCGCTGACGTGTGGGTCGGCATGAGGGCGATCATCCTGCCGGGCGCGCGGATTGGCGATGGTGCGATCATTGCCGCGGGCGCTGTCGTACTTGGGGAAATTCCGCCCGGCGCGATCGCTGCGGGCGTTCCGGCAAAGGTCGTCGGTGCTCGAAATGTGCATGGCGCAAACGCCCCTACGAAAGCATAG
- a CDS encoding glycosyltransferase: MKLLTIIVTYNSADHIAACLDSISCSRATNEIVVFDNASADASAAIAEAHDAVSDVIRSDTNLGFSRAVNLAAKGRQFDFLLLANPDMLLDGDAIDALIDAARDHPEAGIFGGESRDTLGRTWPGAVLNDHNLAHAAKFALLFGVIPFTGRLAPDMPPGGIPKGTHAVPVIVGCLMLVRGSLWEEIGGLDEFFFLYGEDVDFCMKARALGHGCLFTDRCTYLHIRGGSSGGHAEMMKRVLRGRRLLYQRYAHGRLGTGLLIVGVAIRALLETLAGRQGTWRACWRDRTAWLTD, translated from the coding sequence GTGAAGCTTCTTACGATTATCGTTACTTATAACAGCGCCGATCACATTGCCGCTTGCCTCGACAGCATTTCATGCAGCCGGGCGACGAATGAAATCGTCGTCTTCGACAATGCTTCAGCGGATGCGAGCGCTGCGATTGCCGAAGCGCATGATGCTGTGAGCGATGTCATCCGGAGCGATACCAACCTCGGCTTTTCGCGGGCGGTGAATCTAGCGGCGAAAGGTCGGCAGTTTGATTTTCTGCTGCTTGCAAACCCTGACATGCTGCTTGATGGCGATGCGATTGATGCCTTGATCGATGCGGCAAGAGATCATCCTGAGGCCGGAATCTTCGGTGGGGAGTCGCGCGACACCTTGGGGCGGACATGGCCGGGTGCGGTCCTGAACGACCATAACCTCGCCCACGCTGCCAAGTTTGCACTCCTGTTTGGCGTGATCCCGTTCACAGGCCGCTTGGCCCCCGACATGCCACCCGGCGGCATACCGAAAGGCACGCACGCAGTGCCCGTCATCGTGGGGTGCCTGATGCTGGTCCGCGGCTCCTTGTGGGAAGAGATTGGCGGATTAGACGAATTCTTTTTCCTCTATGGCGAAGACGTCGATTTTTGCATGAAGGCACGCGCGCTTGGCCACGGATGTCTATTCACTGATCGCTGCACCTATTTGCACATTCGCGGTGGCAGTTCTGGCGGGCACGCCGAGATGATGAAACGGGTGCTTCGCGGAAGGCGGCTCTTGTATCAGCGTTACGCGCATGGCCGGCTTGGAACAGGACTGCTTATCGTAGGAGTGGCCATTCGGGCGCTTCTGGAAACCCTTGCGGGCAGGCAGGGAACGTGGAGAGCATGCTGGAGGGATAGAACAGCGTGGCTGACTGACTAG